The following coding sequences lie in one Phragmites australis chromosome 8, lpPhrAust1.1, whole genome shotgun sequence genomic window:
- the LOC133926089 gene encoding uncharacterized protein LOC133926089 isoform X1: MSSEPPEPKRKMRIVYSRDFLLSFGELEHCKKLPPGFDTALLSELQELSAGVLERNKGYYNTPLGRSDGPGGYSYSSRGGNSGGRWDTRSSGSSDRDGELPDREPLTQGRNVIQYRRNWQNTEHDGLLGSGGFPRPSGYASAGQLASKDHGTAYQLNRTSQRYQPPRPYKKDVDSMNDETFGSSECSNEDRAEEERKRRASFEMMRKEQHKAMQGKNGPDILKENPSDDIMSQLQTSTEKANANTKNEKLDGSAVSSIYQENTTKTSSVLPAPAARPLVPPGFANAFVEKKLQSQSSKISLEPKGHNATTEANMATIARFGDQLEGNQSATEITACESKEKGIFDNIASMGQNHTVPSGGVTTSTEFASSILKGSEDWEANVTDKCSFEKGDKSKNIDPVRKDSSVSILEQFFGNALLNSGSNLPTYVESQPVKSDDENIASVTESSKFACWFLDEDSKPAEDLSSKSLLSMIVKNENPGPENITHAPLPDGAVQNLSPRSPIGKLDSASKLLSFTSPTPADGILEQFDHSNIPETVPVMMTCEDLEQTMLAQVKSKSSLTQKNAILEHQIVVDEPVAMQKVAVDDHASHHLLSLLQKGTDSKGSSSLGFQIGSADELLSVDTNLMDNGAISGSDPVNKAENVPTSGKNLTLEALFGAAFMNELHSKDAPVSIRGSTTGGPNEFVETGKTLLSSGHEVYYAVEPTLPFNNINAAVPKETGIEYMNSALPGPNQGNASFDKKGFEIQLPEEDNLFTMNDSLPGQNSDFLPSVKSSRIEGLLPQKAVDDISYRLQSLVPGDAEHIQVLGPDALGSHSREQRYQVESQNLYHLLQGRPPMMAPRPMMDHIVNRNQQAPFDMPQPIRHDIHRSFPTNVNPMQHALHAPGVPHLDPAAHHLMLQHISMPGSFPPEGLPRGVLPSQPVHHMPGYRPEMSNVNNFHMHPRQPSYGEFGLMPGPSGPEVRGDHPEAFERFIQMEMSARSKQQVHPAMAGPVPGGLYGHELDMNLRYR, from the exons ATGAGCTCCGAGCCCCCAGAGCCCAA gaggaagatgaggataGTGTACTCCAGGGACTTTCTGCTGTCGTTTGGCGAGTTGGAGCATTGCAAGAAGCTTCCCCCTGGATTTGATACGGCGCTCCTTAG TGAGCTGCAGGAGCTGTCAGCTGGTGTGCTTGAGAGAAACAAGGGCTATTACAATACACCCCTGGGAAGGTCAGATGGGCCAGGGGGCTATTCTTACTCTTCTCGTGGCGGGAACTCAGGAGGGAGGTGGGACACTCGCTCGTCTGGGTCAAGCGACCGGGATGGGGAGTTACCGGATCGCGAGCCTCTAACACAGG GGCGCAATGTCATCCAGTACAGACGCAATTGGCAGAACACGGAGCATGACGGCCTACTGGGAAGTGGTGGTTTCCCTAGACCATCAGGATATGCCAGTGCCGGGCAGTTGGCATCGAAGGATCATGGTACTGCGTATCAACTAAACAGGACATCTCAACGCTACCAGCCACCACGCCCTTACAAG AAAGATGTTGACTCAATGAATGATGAGACATTTGGATCTTCTGAATGCTCAAATGAGGATAGagcagaagaagaaaggaagcgGAGGG CATCATTTGAAATGATGAGGAAAGAGCAACATAAAGCCATGCAAGGAAAGAACGGTCCTGATATTCTGAAAGAAAATCCTAGTGATGATATCATGTCACAGTTACAGACGTCTACCGAAAAGGCAAATGCCAATACTAAAAATGAGAAGCTAGATGGATCTGCAGTGTCCTCAATTTATCAAGAAAATACCACTAAAACATCTTCAGTTCTACCAGCTCCTGCAGCTAGGCCACTTGTGCCGCCTGGTTTTGCAAATGCATTTGTGGAGAAAAAACTTCAGTCACAGTCGTCCAAGATCTCACTTGAACCAAAG GGTCACAATGCCACTACTGAGGCTAACATGGCGACTATTGCACGATTTGGTGATCAGCTAGAGGGAAACCAGTCAGCAACAGAGATTACTGCATGTGAAAGCAAAGAGAAGGGCATTTTCGATAACATTGCTAGTATGGGTCAAAACCACACTGTTCCATCTGGTGGTGTTACCACTTCAACTGAATTTGCTTCTAGCATTCTGAAAGGGAGTGAAGATTGGGAAGCTAATGTAACGGATAAGTGTTCTTTTGAAAAAGGAGAcaaatcaaaaaatattgatCCAGTTAGGAAGGACAGTTCAGTCTCAATCTTGGAACAGTTTTTTGGCAATGCATTATTGAACAGTGGCAGCAATTTACCGACTTATGTCGAG AGTCAGCCAGTGAAATCTGATGATGAGAATATCGCTTCTGTAACAGAATCATCCAAGTTTGCTTGCTGGTTTCTTGATGAAG ACTCGAAACCTGCAGAAGACTTATCTTCAAAGAGCCTGCTTTCCATGATTGTCAAAAATGAAAATCCAGGGCCAGAAAATATAACTCATGCTCCTTTACCTGATGGCGCTGTTCAGAATTTATCACCAAGATCACCTATTGGTAAACTTGATTCTGCATCCAAGCTCCTCTCATTTACATCTCCTACACCTGCTGATGGAATCCTGGAACAATTTGACCATTCTAATATTCCAGAGACGGTTCCAGTAATGATGACATGTGAGGATCTTGAGCAGACAATGCTGGCACAGGTTAAGAGTAAAAGCAGCTTGACTCAGAAGAATGCTATACTGGAACATCAGATTGTTGTGGATGAGCCAGTTGCCATGCAGAAAGTAGCTGTAGATGATCATGCATCACATCATCTTCTTTCATTGTTACAGAAGGGAACAGATAGCAAGGGATCATCTTCTTTGGGTTTTCAGATAGGATCTGCTGATGAACTGCTGAGTGTTGACACAAATTTAATGGACAATGGTGCAATATCCGGAAGTGATCCAGTTAATAAGGCTGAAAATGTTCCTACTTCAGGGAAGAACCTGACATTGGAAGCATTATTTGGGGCTGCATTTATGAATGAGCTCCATTCCAAAGATGCACCAGTTTCGATTCGAGGATCCACAACTGGTGGTCCTAATGAGTTTGTAGAGACAGGCAAAACTCTGTTGTCATCTGGCCATGAAGTATACTACGCTGTTGAGCCGACCCTACCCTTCAATAACATTAATGCTGCTGTCCCTAAAGAAACAGGAATTGAGTACATGAATTCAGCATTACCCGGTCCAAATCAGGGAAATGCTAGCTTTGACAAGAAAGGCTTTGAAATTCAACTGcctgaagaagataatttgtttaCAATGAACGACTCTCTGCCTGGTCAAAATTCTGATTTTTTGCCATCAGTGAAATCCAGTAGGATTGAAGGGCTATTGCCTCAGAAGGCAGTTGATGATATCAGTTATAGGCTTCAAAGTCTTGTGCCTGGTGATGCAGAACACATCCAAGTACTTGGTCCCGATGCTCTGGGATCTCATTCTCGCGAACAGCGTTATCAGGTTGAGTCTCAGAATCTTTATCATCTTCTACAGGGTAGGCCACCTATGATGGCACCTCGCCCAATGATGGATCACATTGTTAATAGGAACCAGCAAGCCCCATTCGACATGCCACAACCGATACGCCATGATATCCACCGTTCTTTCCCAACTAATGTGAATCCTATGCAACATGCTCTTCATGCTCCAGGGGTTCCTCACTTGGATCCAGCTGCCCATCATCTTATGCTACAACACATCTCCATGCCTGGAAGTTTTCCACCAGAAGGCTTGCCAAGAGGTGTTCTGCCATCCCAGCCTGTACATCACATGCCTGGTTATAGACCTGAGATGAGCAATGTAAATAATTTCCATATGCACCCTCGCCAGCCCAGCTATGGAGAATTTGGATTGATGCCAG GCCCATCAGGCCCAGAGGTTAGAGGCGATCATCCAGAGGCCTTTGAAAGATTTATCCAGATGGAGATGTCAGCCAGATCAAAGCAGCAGGTGCACCCAGCAATGGCCGGCCCTGTACCTGGTGGGTTGTACGGGCATGAGCTTGACATGAACTTGAGGTACAGATAG
- the LOC133926089 gene encoding uncharacterized protein LOC133926089 isoform X2 has translation MSSEPPEPKKMRIVYSRDFLLSFGELEHCKKLPPGFDTALLSELQELSAGVLERNKGYYNTPLGRSDGPGGYSYSSRGGNSGGRWDTRSSGSSDRDGELPDREPLTQGRNVIQYRRNWQNTEHDGLLGSGGFPRPSGYASAGQLASKDHGTAYQLNRTSQRYQPPRPYKKDVDSMNDETFGSSECSNEDRAEEERKRRASFEMMRKEQHKAMQGKNGPDILKENPSDDIMSQLQTSTEKANANTKNEKLDGSAVSSIYQENTTKTSSVLPAPAARPLVPPGFANAFVEKKLQSQSSKISLEPKGHNATTEANMATIARFGDQLEGNQSATEITACESKEKGIFDNIASMGQNHTVPSGGVTTSTEFASSILKGSEDWEANVTDKCSFEKGDKSKNIDPVRKDSSVSILEQFFGNALLNSGSNLPTYVESQPVKSDDENIASVTESSKFACWFLDEDSKPAEDLSSKSLLSMIVKNENPGPENITHAPLPDGAVQNLSPRSPIGKLDSASKLLSFTSPTPADGILEQFDHSNIPETVPVMMTCEDLEQTMLAQVKSKSSLTQKNAILEHQIVVDEPVAMQKVAVDDHASHHLLSLLQKGTDSKGSSSLGFQIGSADELLSVDTNLMDNGAISGSDPVNKAENVPTSGKNLTLEALFGAAFMNELHSKDAPVSIRGSTTGGPNEFVETGKTLLSSGHEVYYAVEPTLPFNNINAAVPKETGIEYMNSALPGPNQGNASFDKKGFEIQLPEEDNLFTMNDSLPGQNSDFLPSVKSSRIEGLLPQKAVDDISYRLQSLVPGDAEHIQVLGPDALGSHSREQRYQVESQNLYHLLQGRPPMMAPRPMMDHIVNRNQQAPFDMPQPIRHDIHRSFPTNVNPMQHALHAPGVPHLDPAAHHLMLQHISMPGSFPPEGLPRGVLPSQPVHHMPGYRPEMSNVNNFHMHPRQPSYGEFGLMPGPSGPEVRGDHPEAFERFIQMEMSARSKQQVHPAMAGPVPGGLYGHELDMNLRYR, from the exons ATGAGCTCCGAGCCCCCAGAGCCCAA gaagatgaggataGTGTACTCCAGGGACTTTCTGCTGTCGTTTGGCGAGTTGGAGCATTGCAAGAAGCTTCCCCCTGGATTTGATACGGCGCTCCTTAG TGAGCTGCAGGAGCTGTCAGCTGGTGTGCTTGAGAGAAACAAGGGCTATTACAATACACCCCTGGGAAGGTCAGATGGGCCAGGGGGCTATTCTTACTCTTCTCGTGGCGGGAACTCAGGAGGGAGGTGGGACACTCGCTCGTCTGGGTCAAGCGACCGGGATGGGGAGTTACCGGATCGCGAGCCTCTAACACAGG GGCGCAATGTCATCCAGTACAGACGCAATTGGCAGAACACGGAGCATGACGGCCTACTGGGAAGTGGTGGTTTCCCTAGACCATCAGGATATGCCAGTGCCGGGCAGTTGGCATCGAAGGATCATGGTACTGCGTATCAACTAAACAGGACATCTCAACGCTACCAGCCACCACGCCCTTACAAG AAAGATGTTGACTCAATGAATGATGAGACATTTGGATCTTCTGAATGCTCAAATGAGGATAGagcagaagaagaaaggaagcgGAGGG CATCATTTGAAATGATGAGGAAAGAGCAACATAAAGCCATGCAAGGAAAGAACGGTCCTGATATTCTGAAAGAAAATCCTAGTGATGATATCATGTCACAGTTACAGACGTCTACCGAAAAGGCAAATGCCAATACTAAAAATGAGAAGCTAGATGGATCTGCAGTGTCCTCAATTTATCAAGAAAATACCACTAAAACATCTTCAGTTCTACCAGCTCCTGCAGCTAGGCCACTTGTGCCGCCTGGTTTTGCAAATGCATTTGTGGAGAAAAAACTTCAGTCACAGTCGTCCAAGATCTCACTTGAACCAAAG GGTCACAATGCCACTACTGAGGCTAACATGGCGACTATTGCACGATTTGGTGATCAGCTAGAGGGAAACCAGTCAGCAACAGAGATTACTGCATGTGAAAGCAAAGAGAAGGGCATTTTCGATAACATTGCTAGTATGGGTCAAAACCACACTGTTCCATCTGGTGGTGTTACCACTTCAACTGAATTTGCTTCTAGCATTCTGAAAGGGAGTGAAGATTGGGAAGCTAATGTAACGGATAAGTGTTCTTTTGAAAAAGGAGAcaaatcaaaaaatattgatCCAGTTAGGAAGGACAGTTCAGTCTCAATCTTGGAACAGTTTTTTGGCAATGCATTATTGAACAGTGGCAGCAATTTACCGACTTATGTCGAG AGTCAGCCAGTGAAATCTGATGATGAGAATATCGCTTCTGTAACAGAATCATCCAAGTTTGCTTGCTGGTTTCTTGATGAAG ACTCGAAACCTGCAGAAGACTTATCTTCAAAGAGCCTGCTTTCCATGATTGTCAAAAATGAAAATCCAGGGCCAGAAAATATAACTCATGCTCCTTTACCTGATGGCGCTGTTCAGAATTTATCACCAAGATCACCTATTGGTAAACTTGATTCTGCATCCAAGCTCCTCTCATTTACATCTCCTACACCTGCTGATGGAATCCTGGAACAATTTGACCATTCTAATATTCCAGAGACGGTTCCAGTAATGATGACATGTGAGGATCTTGAGCAGACAATGCTGGCACAGGTTAAGAGTAAAAGCAGCTTGACTCAGAAGAATGCTATACTGGAACATCAGATTGTTGTGGATGAGCCAGTTGCCATGCAGAAAGTAGCTGTAGATGATCATGCATCACATCATCTTCTTTCATTGTTACAGAAGGGAACAGATAGCAAGGGATCATCTTCTTTGGGTTTTCAGATAGGATCTGCTGATGAACTGCTGAGTGTTGACACAAATTTAATGGACAATGGTGCAATATCCGGAAGTGATCCAGTTAATAAGGCTGAAAATGTTCCTACTTCAGGGAAGAACCTGACATTGGAAGCATTATTTGGGGCTGCATTTATGAATGAGCTCCATTCCAAAGATGCACCAGTTTCGATTCGAGGATCCACAACTGGTGGTCCTAATGAGTTTGTAGAGACAGGCAAAACTCTGTTGTCATCTGGCCATGAAGTATACTACGCTGTTGAGCCGACCCTACCCTTCAATAACATTAATGCTGCTGTCCCTAAAGAAACAGGAATTGAGTACATGAATTCAGCATTACCCGGTCCAAATCAGGGAAATGCTAGCTTTGACAAGAAAGGCTTTGAAATTCAACTGcctgaagaagataatttgtttaCAATGAACGACTCTCTGCCTGGTCAAAATTCTGATTTTTTGCCATCAGTGAAATCCAGTAGGATTGAAGGGCTATTGCCTCAGAAGGCAGTTGATGATATCAGTTATAGGCTTCAAAGTCTTGTGCCTGGTGATGCAGAACACATCCAAGTACTTGGTCCCGATGCTCTGGGATCTCATTCTCGCGAACAGCGTTATCAGGTTGAGTCTCAGAATCTTTATCATCTTCTACAGGGTAGGCCACCTATGATGGCACCTCGCCCAATGATGGATCACATTGTTAATAGGAACCAGCAAGCCCCATTCGACATGCCACAACCGATACGCCATGATATCCACCGTTCTTTCCCAACTAATGTGAATCCTATGCAACATGCTCTTCATGCTCCAGGGGTTCCTCACTTGGATCCAGCTGCCCATCATCTTATGCTACAACACATCTCCATGCCTGGAAGTTTTCCACCAGAAGGCTTGCCAAGAGGTGTTCTGCCATCCCAGCCTGTACATCACATGCCTGGTTATAGACCTGAGATGAGCAATGTAAATAATTTCCATATGCACCCTCGCCAGCCCAGCTATGGAGAATTTGGATTGATGCCAG GCCCATCAGGCCCAGAGGTTAGAGGCGATCATCCAGAGGCCTTTGAAAGATTTATCCAGATGGAGATGTCAGCCAGATCAAAGCAGCAGGTGCACCCAGCAATGGCCGGCCCTGTACCTGGTGGGTTGTACGGGCATGAGCTTGACATGAACTTGAGGTACAGATAG
- the LOC133926089 gene encoding uncharacterized protein LOC133926089 isoform X3, producing MSSEPPEPKRKMRIVYSRDFLLSFGELEHCKKLPPGFDTALLSELQELSAGVLERNKGYYNTPLGRSDGPGGYSYSSRGGNSGGRWDTRSSGSSDRDGELPDREPLTQGRNVIQYRRNWQNTEHDGLLGSGGFPRPSGYASAGQLASKDHGTAYQLNRTSQRYQPPRPYKKDVDSMNDETFGSSECSNEDRAEEERKRRASFEMMRKEQHKAMQGKNGPDILKENPSDDIMSQLQTSTEKANANTKNEKLDGSAVSSIYQENTTKTSSVLPAPAARPLVPPGFANAFVEKKLQSQSSKISLEPKGHNATTEANMATIARFGDQLEGNQSATEITACESKEKGIFDNIASMGQNHTVPSGGVTTSTEFASSILKGSEDWEANVTDKCSFEKGDKSKNIDPVRKDSSVSILEQFFGNALLNSGSNLPTYVESQPVKSDDENIASVTESSKFACWFLDEDSKPAEDLSSKSLLSMIVKNENPGPENITHAPLPDGAVQNLSPRSPIETVPVMMTCEDLEQTMLAQVKSKSSLTQKNAILEHQIVVDEPVAMQKVAVDDHASHHLLSLLQKGTDSKGSSSLGFQIGSADELLSVDTNLMDNGAISGSDPVNKAENVPTSGKNLTLEALFGAAFMNELHSKDAPVSIRGSTTGGPNEFVETGKTLLSSGHEVYYAVEPTLPFNNINAAVPKETGIEYMNSALPGPNQGNASFDKKGFEIQLPEEDNLFTMNDSLPGQNSDFLPSVKSSRIEGLLPQKAVDDISYRLQSLVPGDAEHIQVLGPDALGSHSREQRYQVESQNLYHLLQGRPPMMAPRPMMDHIVNRNQQAPFDMPQPIRHDIHRSFPTNVNPMQHALHAPGVPHLDPAAHHLMLQHISMPGSFPPEGLPRGVLPSQPVHHMPGYRPEMSNVNNFHMHPRQPSYGEFGLMPGPSGPEVRGDHPEAFERFIQMEMSARSKQQVHPAMAGPVPGGLYGHELDMNLRYR from the exons ATGAGCTCCGAGCCCCCAGAGCCCAA gaggaagatgaggataGTGTACTCCAGGGACTTTCTGCTGTCGTTTGGCGAGTTGGAGCATTGCAAGAAGCTTCCCCCTGGATTTGATACGGCGCTCCTTAG TGAGCTGCAGGAGCTGTCAGCTGGTGTGCTTGAGAGAAACAAGGGCTATTACAATACACCCCTGGGAAGGTCAGATGGGCCAGGGGGCTATTCTTACTCTTCTCGTGGCGGGAACTCAGGAGGGAGGTGGGACACTCGCTCGTCTGGGTCAAGCGACCGGGATGGGGAGTTACCGGATCGCGAGCCTCTAACACAGG GGCGCAATGTCATCCAGTACAGACGCAATTGGCAGAACACGGAGCATGACGGCCTACTGGGAAGTGGTGGTTTCCCTAGACCATCAGGATATGCCAGTGCCGGGCAGTTGGCATCGAAGGATCATGGTACTGCGTATCAACTAAACAGGACATCTCAACGCTACCAGCCACCACGCCCTTACAAG AAAGATGTTGACTCAATGAATGATGAGACATTTGGATCTTCTGAATGCTCAAATGAGGATAGagcagaagaagaaaggaagcgGAGGG CATCATTTGAAATGATGAGGAAAGAGCAACATAAAGCCATGCAAGGAAAGAACGGTCCTGATATTCTGAAAGAAAATCCTAGTGATGATATCATGTCACAGTTACAGACGTCTACCGAAAAGGCAAATGCCAATACTAAAAATGAGAAGCTAGATGGATCTGCAGTGTCCTCAATTTATCAAGAAAATACCACTAAAACATCTTCAGTTCTACCAGCTCCTGCAGCTAGGCCACTTGTGCCGCCTGGTTTTGCAAATGCATTTGTGGAGAAAAAACTTCAGTCACAGTCGTCCAAGATCTCACTTGAACCAAAG GGTCACAATGCCACTACTGAGGCTAACATGGCGACTATTGCACGATTTGGTGATCAGCTAGAGGGAAACCAGTCAGCAACAGAGATTACTGCATGTGAAAGCAAAGAGAAGGGCATTTTCGATAACATTGCTAGTATGGGTCAAAACCACACTGTTCCATCTGGTGGTGTTACCACTTCAACTGAATTTGCTTCTAGCATTCTGAAAGGGAGTGAAGATTGGGAAGCTAATGTAACGGATAAGTGTTCTTTTGAAAAAGGAGAcaaatcaaaaaatattgatCCAGTTAGGAAGGACAGTTCAGTCTCAATCTTGGAACAGTTTTTTGGCAATGCATTATTGAACAGTGGCAGCAATTTACCGACTTATGTCGAG AGTCAGCCAGTGAAATCTGATGATGAGAATATCGCTTCTGTAACAGAATCATCCAAGTTTGCTTGCTGGTTTCTTGATGAAG ACTCGAAACCTGCAGAAGACTTATCTTCAAAGAGCCTGCTTTCCATGATTGTCAAAAATGAAAATCCAGGGCCAGAAAATATAACTCATGCTCCTTTACCTGATGGCGCTGTTCAGAATTTATCACCAAGATCACCTATTG AGACGGTTCCAGTAATGATGACATGTGAGGATCTTGAGCAGACAATGCTGGCACAGGTTAAGAGTAAAAGCAGCTTGACTCAGAAGAATGCTATACTGGAACATCAGATTGTTGTGGATGAGCCAGTTGCCATGCAGAAAGTAGCTGTAGATGATCATGCATCACATCATCTTCTTTCATTGTTACAGAAGGGAACAGATAGCAAGGGATCATCTTCTTTGGGTTTTCAGATAGGATCTGCTGATGAACTGCTGAGTGTTGACACAAATTTAATGGACAATGGTGCAATATCCGGAAGTGATCCAGTTAATAAGGCTGAAAATGTTCCTACTTCAGGGAAGAACCTGACATTGGAAGCATTATTTGGGGCTGCATTTATGAATGAGCTCCATTCCAAAGATGCACCAGTTTCGATTCGAGGATCCACAACTGGTGGTCCTAATGAGTTTGTAGAGACAGGCAAAACTCTGTTGTCATCTGGCCATGAAGTATACTACGCTGTTGAGCCGACCCTACCCTTCAATAACATTAATGCTGCTGTCCCTAAAGAAACAGGAATTGAGTACATGAATTCAGCATTACCCGGTCCAAATCAGGGAAATGCTAGCTTTGACAAGAAAGGCTTTGAAATTCAACTGcctgaagaagataatttgtttaCAATGAACGACTCTCTGCCTGGTCAAAATTCTGATTTTTTGCCATCAGTGAAATCCAGTAGGATTGAAGGGCTATTGCCTCAGAAGGCAGTTGATGATATCAGTTATAGGCTTCAAAGTCTTGTGCCTGGTGATGCAGAACACATCCAAGTACTTGGTCCCGATGCTCTGGGATCTCATTCTCGCGAACAGCGTTATCAGGTTGAGTCTCAGAATCTTTATCATCTTCTACAGGGTAGGCCACCTATGATGGCACCTCGCCCAATGATGGATCACATTGTTAATAGGAACCAGCAAGCCCCATTCGACATGCCACAACCGATACGCCATGATATCCACCGTTCTTTCCCAACTAATGTGAATCCTATGCAACATGCTCTTCATGCTCCAGGGGTTCCTCACTTGGATCCAGCTGCCCATCATCTTATGCTACAACACATCTCCATGCCTGGAAGTTTTCCACCAGAAGGCTTGCCAAGAGGTGTTCTGCCATCCCAGCCTGTACATCACATGCCTGGTTATAGACCTGAGATGAGCAATGTAAATAATTTCCATATGCACCCTCGCCAGCCCAGCTATGGAGAATTTGGATTGATGCCAG GCCCATCAGGCCCAGAGGTTAGAGGCGATCATCCAGAGGCCTTTGAAAGATTTATCCAGATGGAGATGTCAGCCAGATCAAAGCAGCAGGTGCACCCAGCAATGGCCGGCCCTGTACCTGGTGGGTTGTACGGGCATGAGCTTGACATGAACTTGAGGTACAGATAG